In one window of Opitutus sp. GAS368 DNA:
- the hisG gene encoding ATP phosphoribosyltransferase, which translates to MPPITTPKDRLRLALQKSGRLSTDSLDLLKSCGIRVKSPKEKLLLHAENFPIDILFVRDDDIPQLVMDGVCDLGIVGTNVLEEAALERRTNGTAGGYFVERSLDFGGCRLALALPEEKPYAGVKDLQGLRIATSYPQLTRRYLDEQKIKAEVVYLSGSVEIAPRLGLADVICDLVASGSTLEANKLRAVETIFKSTAVLLRNARELAAEKSHALEILLRRLDGVQKAADTKYIMLHAPKASLDQIKKLLPGSENPTILPLAGDDTKVALHAVCSEAVFWETMESLKKAGASSILVLPIEKMML; encoded by the coding sequence ATGCCTCCCATCACCACGCCCAAAGACCGCCTCCGCCTCGCCCTCCAGAAAAGCGGCCGGCTCTCCACTGATTCGCTCGACCTGCTCAAAAGCTGCGGGATCCGCGTGAAGTCGCCCAAGGAGAAGCTCCTCCTCCACGCCGAGAATTTCCCCATCGATATCCTTTTCGTCCGCGACGACGACATCCCGCAGCTCGTCATGGACGGCGTGTGCGACCTCGGCATCGTCGGCACCAACGTCCTGGAGGAGGCCGCGCTCGAGCGCCGCACCAACGGCACGGCGGGCGGTTACTTCGTCGAGCGTTCGCTCGACTTCGGCGGCTGCCGCCTCGCCCTCGCCCTCCCCGAGGAGAAGCCCTACGCCGGCGTGAAGGACCTGCAGGGTCTGCGCATCGCCACCTCCTACCCGCAGCTGACCAGGCGCTACCTCGACGAGCAGAAGATCAAGGCCGAGGTCGTCTACCTCAGCGGCTCCGTCGAGATCGCCCCGCGCCTCGGCCTGGCCGACGTCATCTGCGACCTCGTCGCCAGCGGCTCCACGCTCGAGGCCAACAAGCTCCGCGCCGTCGAGACCATCTTCAAGAGCACGGCCGTGCTGCTCCGCAACGCCCGCGAGCTGGCGGCCGAGAAGTCGCACGCCCTCGAGATCCTGCTCCGCCGCCTCGACGGCGTGCAGAAGGCCGCCGACACGAAATACATCATGCTCCACGCCCCCAAGGCCTCGCTGGACCAGATCAAGAAGCTCCTGCCGGGCTCCGAGAATCCCACCATCCTCCCGCTGGCCGGCGACGACACCAAGGTCGCGCTCCACGCCGTCTGCTCGGAGGCCGTCTTCTGGGAGACCATGGAATCGCTCAAGAAGGCCGGCGCCAGCAGCATCCTCGTGCTGCCGATCGAGAAGATGATGCTCTGA
- a CDS encoding SRPBCC family protein, with the protein MAMRASDLWTWRGTLVRGDYAKWGLMLFAIKYNLDRFIAAACFGRPWFPWTYLSSIPGPAPRPPAADLELDLILLLLSLPFIFWGLAMTLRRLRDAGWAKTLLVLFFVPFVNLMFFAFLCLQPTREPPAINAAPPRWWRRIFPAENPFAAAALGIAASVLLGLSLSYFSATYVKNYGWGLFVGTPFMMGFFGALFHSIARPRTWMECSLVAIVSILLVSALLVALAVEGLFCLLMAAPIGLVLAVLGATAGWIVQLERWSHQLDEVRLYAAAWLLAPALLTVESRLPAATPLFAATTVCEIAAPPEAVWRHVVAFGELPPPREKIFLAGIAYPVRARLDGHGVGAVRYCEFSTGPFVEPITVWDENRRLAFDVKAQPHPMREWSPYTEIHPAHLEGFFRSRRGEFRLTALPGGRTRLEGTTWYEQSIWPQAYWKPWSDYLVHAIHRRVLEHIKAETERATP; encoded by the coding sequence ATGGCGATGCGAGCAAGCGATCTCTGGACCTGGCGCGGCACGCTGGTGCGCGGGGATTATGCCAAGTGGGGGCTGATGCTCTTTGCGATCAAATACAACCTCGATCGCTTTATCGCCGCGGCCTGCTTCGGACGCCCGTGGTTTCCCTGGACTTATCTTTCGAGCATCCCCGGCCCCGCTCCGCGGCCGCCGGCTGCCGACCTGGAGTTGGATCTGATTCTGCTGCTGTTGAGCCTGCCGTTCATTTTCTGGGGCCTCGCAATGACCCTGCGCCGGCTGCGCGATGCCGGTTGGGCGAAGACTCTCCTCGTCCTGTTCTTCGTGCCATTCGTGAACCTGATGTTCTTCGCCTTTCTCTGCCTTCAACCCACCCGCGAGCCGCCGGCGATCAACGCCGCCCCGCCCCGCTGGTGGCGGAGGATTTTCCCGGCGGAAAACCCCTTTGCCGCCGCCGCGCTCGGCATTGCCGCCAGCGTGCTGCTCGGCCTGAGCCTGTCCTATTTCAGCGCCACTTATGTGAAAAACTACGGCTGGGGCCTCTTTGTCGGCACGCCGTTCATGATGGGGTTCTTCGGCGCCCTTTTCCACAGTATCGCCCGGCCGCGGACCTGGATGGAGTGTTCCTTGGTGGCCATTGTCTCGATCCTTCTCGTCAGCGCCTTGCTGGTCGCGCTGGCGGTAGAAGGCCTGTTCTGCTTGCTGATGGCCGCGCCGATCGGGCTGGTGTTGGCCGTGCTCGGCGCCACCGCCGGCTGGATCGTGCAGCTGGAACGTTGGTCGCACCAGCTCGACGAGGTGCGCCTCTACGCCGCAGCATGGCTGCTGGCGCCGGCCCTGCTGACCGTGGAAAGCCGGCTGCCGGCCGCGACCCCGCTGTTCGCGGCCACCACAGTCTGCGAGATCGCCGCGCCGCCCGAAGCGGTGTGGCGGCACGTCGTCGCCTTCGGCGAGCTGCCGCCACCCCGTGAGAAAATCTTCCTCGCCGGCATCGCCTACCCGGTGCGGGCCCGGCTGGACGGCCACGGGGTCGGCGCTGTCCGTTACTGTGAGTTTTCCACCGGCCCGTTTGTCGAACCGATCACGGTGTGGGACGAGAACCGCCGGCTGGCGTTCGACGTGAAGGCCCAGCCACACCCAATGCGTGAGTGGTCGCCCTACACGGAGATCCATCCTGCGCACCTCGAAGGGTTTTTTCGCTCCCGCCGAGGCGAATTCCGGCTCACCGCACTGCCCGGCGGGCGCACGCGATTGGAAGGCACGACCTGGTATGAGCAAAGCATCTGGCCGCAGGCCTACTGGAAGCCCTGGTCCGACTACCTTGTCCATGCCATCCACCGCCGCGTCTTGGAGCACATCAAGGCCGAGACGGAGCGTGCGACGCCATAA
- a CDS encoding TonB family protein, whose amino-acid sequence MNTKSKLALSLGLLVAPLALLAKTPEKAYVESYRGRTDIPVPISVVTPEVESRFAGQQVTLEFVVDATGKPMLISSASPKADAELVAAVTAAVAQWKFSPALVDGLPVARKVVLPVNIVDSLDNAAVVAMKE is encoded by the coding sequence ATGAACACAAAGTCCAAACTAGCCCTCAGCCTCGGTCTGCTCGTGGCGCCCCTCGCCCTGCTGGCGAAAACGCCCGAGAAGGCCTATGTCGAGTCCTACCGTGGCCGCACGGATATCCCGGTGCCCATCTCGGTCGTCACGCCCGAGGTGGAATCCCGGTTTGCCGGGCAGCAGGTAACGCTCGAGTTCGTCGTGGATGCGACGGGCAAGCCGATGCTCATCAGCTCGGCCTCGCCCAAAGCCGACGCCGAACTGGTCGCCGCCGTCACGGCCGCCGTCGCGCAGTGGAAATTCTCCCCTGCGCTGGTGGACGGTCTGCCGGTGGCCAGGAAAGTCGTGTTGCCGGTGAACATTGTCGACAGCCTCGACAATGCCGCCGTCGTCGCGATGAAGGAATAA
- a CDS encoding site-2 protease family protein, with protein sequence MDPLVLRNGLIYFIILAASLCLRAFAQAWTAHRLGDRTPALEGRLTLNPMPHVDLLGTIVLPLICIFYLQPALDRASLRFFLGWAAPVPINPHNFRNPRTGVLLTQFAGTAFSILLSLVAAVIAGICLRLHNQGPVEIFGVIIIINCSLMVFDCLPLPPLPGGVLLRHLGFMSEETFVHIARWSGLVMLILINIRPVANMISLLVELATIPFSIVMQLVAL encoded by the coding sequence ATGGATCCCCTCGTCCTGCGTAATGGGCTGATTTACTTCATCATTTTGGCGGCGAGCCTGTGCCTTCGCGCCTTTGCCCAGGCCTGGACGGCCCACCGCCTGGGGGACCGCACGCCCGCCTTGGAGGGCCGGCTGACGCTCAACCCCATGCCGCATGTGGACCTGCTGGGCACCATCGTGCTGCCGTTGATCTGCATCTTCTACCTGCAGCCGGCGCTCGACCGGGCGAGCCTGCGGTTCTTCCTCGGCTGGGCCGCTCCGGTGCCCATCAACCCGCACAACTTCCGTAACCCGCGCACAGGCGTGCTGCTGACGCAATTCGCCGGCACCGCCTTCAGCATTCTCCTTTCCCTTGTCGCCGCGGTGATCGCCGGGATTTGCCTGCGGCTGCACAATCAGGGTCCGGTCGAGATTTTCGGGGTCATCATCATCATCAATTGCTCGCTGATGGTCTTCGACTGCCTGCCGCTGCCACCACTGCCCGGCGGGGTCCTGCTCCGCCACCTGGGGTTCATGTCGGAGGAGACCTTCGTCCATATCGCCCGCTGGAGCGGCCTGGTGATGCTGATCCTGATCAACATCCGGCCCGTGGCGAACATGATCAGCCTGCTGGTGGAATTGGCGACGATTCCGTTCTCCATTGTGATGCAGCTGGTGGCCCTATGA
- the prmB gene encoding 50S ribosomal protein L3 N(5)-glutamine methyltransferase, translating into MSRAAIATPGDRPSPRLRPGKRATLGDWLRWGEKLYAKHRVAFGQVATNAHDEALYLLLHTLNLPLDSKPAVLRRKLTPEEEVRVKEIFRRRTEDHVPAAYLTREAFLGEHRFYVDERVIIPRSYFLELLPEQIPQWLPPGKPVKRAVDVCTGSGCLAILLAHRFAEARVDAIELSPDALAVAKFNVARHHLAPRVKLFHSDVFDAVPAVKYDLILSNPPYVPTRELRGLSAEFKQEPAMALDGGKDGLDIIRKLLRQARERLQPHGVVVLEVGGLRAAMDRAFPELDLHWLHTEDGEDCVCLMQATRLARWGHRNL; encoded by the coding sequence ATGAGCCGCGCGGCCATCGCGACGCCGGGTGACCGGCCTTCGCCAAGGCTTCGGCCCGGCAAGCGGGCCACACTCGGCGATTGGCTGCGCTGGGGGGAGAAACTTTATGCGAAGCACCGCGTCGCCTTCGGGCAGGTCGCCACGAATGCGCACGACGAGGCGCTCTACCTGCTGCTCCACACCCTCAACCTGCCGCTCGACAGCAAGCCGGCCGTCTTGCGGCGCAAGCTGACGCCCGAGGAGGAGGTGCGCGTGAAGGAGATCTTCCGGCGCCGCACCGAGGACCACGTGCCCGCGGCCTACCTGACGCGCGAGGCGTTCCTGGGCGAACACCGGTTCTATGTCGACGAGCGCGTCATCATCCCGCGCTCGTATTTCCTCGAACTGCTGCCGGAGCAGATCCCGCAGTGGCTCCCGCCGGGCAAGCCGGTGAAGCGCGCCGTGGATGTCTGCACCGGCTCGGGCTGCCTGGCCATCCTGCTCGCGCACCGGTTTGCGGAGGCGAGGGTCGATGCGATCGAGCTCTCGCCCGACGCGCTGGCCGTGGCGAAGTTCAACGTCGCCAGGCACCACCTCGCACCGCGGGTGAAGCTGTTCCACTCGGACGTGTTCGACGCCGTGCCGGCCGTGAAATACGACCTGATCCTCAGCAACCCGCCCTATGTGCCGACCCGCGAGCTGCGCGGTCTGTCCGCCGAGTTCAAGCAGGAGCCGGCCATGGCGCTCGATGGCGGCAAGGACGGACTCGACATCATCCGCAAGCTCCTGCGTCAGGCCCGCGAGCGCCTGCAGCCCCACGGCGTGGTCGTGCTCGAGGTCGGCGGCCTGCGCGCGGCGATGGACCGGGCCTTTCCCGAACTCGACCTGCACTGGCTGCACACGGAGGACGGCGAGGACTGCGTCTGCCTCATGCAGGCGACCAGGCTCGCCCGCTGGGGGCACCGTAATTTGTAA
- a CDS encoding urate hydroxylase PuuD, with protein sequence MDAHYLEFLSMLVRWLHIIAGVAWIGSSFYFIWLDNSLDAPAPGSDAAKKGVGGELWAVHGGGFYNPQKYLVAPAALPEKLHWFKWEAYTTWLSGTALLVLVYWLKAGTMMIDGNIMALTPLQAVGIGAASMIGSWIVYDLLCKSPLGKRDGVLGVVVFAFIGVLAWALSHAFGGRAMFIHVGTAIGTIMAANVAMVIIPGQRRMVAAMRAGQSPNPVDGQRAKQRSVHNNYFTLPVLFIMISNHYSSTYSHPQNWAVLMLMAAAGVVIRHFFNRKHKGVHAWQYPALGAVLLGMVAWWTAPRIVPLPPVEGEVTFNRVRAIVGQRCIMCHSPQPTYPGYTQPQAGVLLHTPADLVQNAPRLYQQVIVTRIMPLGNVTNITEQERAVLAAWVKAGAKMEP encoded by the coding sequence ATGGACGCACACTATCTGGAATTCCTGAGCATGCTGGTGCGCTGGCTGCACATCATCGCCGGCGTGGCGTGGATCGGATCGTCGTTCTATTTCATCTGGCTCGACAACAGCCTCGATGCGCCGGCGCCGGGTTCCGACGCGGCGAAGAAGGGCGTGGGCGGCGAGCTCTGGGCCGTGCACGGCGGCGGGTTCTATAACCCGCAGAAATATCTCGTCGCGCCCGCGGCGCTGCCGGAGAAGCTGCACTGGTTCAAGTGGGAGGCCTACACGACCTGGCTTTCGGGCACGGCGCTGCTGGTGCTGGTCTACTGGCTGAAGGCCGGGACCATGATGATCGACGGCAACATCATGGCGCTCACGCCGCTCCAGGCCGTGGGCATCGGCGCCGCCAGCATGATCGGTTCGTGGATCGTCTACGACCTGCTGTGCAAGTCCCCGCTCGGCAAGCGCGACGGCGTGCTCGGCGTGGTGGTTTTCGCCTTCATCGGCGTCCTGGCCTGGGCCCTGTCGCACGCGTTCGGGGGGCGCGCGATGTTCATCCATGTCGGCACCGCCATCGGCACGATCATGGCGGCCAATGTTGCGATGGTCATCATCCCCGGCCAGCGGCGGATGGTGGCGGCGATGCGCGCGGGGCAGTCGCCGAATCCCGTGGACGGCCAGCGCGCCAAGCAGCGCAGCGTGCACAACAACTACTTCACGCTGCCGGTGCTGTTCATCATGATCAGCAACCATTACAGCTCCACCTATTCGCACCCGCAGAACTGGGCGGTGCTGATGCTGATGGCGGCGGCGGGCGTGGTCATCCGGCATTTCTTCAACCGCAAGCACAAGGGCGTCCACGCGTGGCAATATCCCGCGCTCGGCGCCGTGCTGCTCGGCATGGTCGCGTGGTGGACGGCGCCGCGCATCGTGCCGCTGCCGCCGGTCGAGGGGGAGGTGACGTTCAACCGTGTGCGCGCCATCGTGGGCCAGCGCTGCATCATGTGCCATTCGCCGCAGCCGACCTATCCGGGCTACACCCAGCCGCAGGCGGGCGTGCTGCTGCACACGCCGGCGGACCTCGTGCAAAACGCCCCGCGGCTCTACCAGCAGGTCATTGTCACGCGCATCATGCCGCTGGGCAACGTCACGAACATCACGGAGCAGGAGCGCGCGGTGCTCGCGGCCTGGGTCAAGGCCGGCGCGAAGATGGAGCCCTGA
- the yidC gene encoding membrane protein insertase YidC, translating to MDKKNTVIGALLLIAALASFYFSARYAPQQPVQPTSTATSGSPLATNQAPAAGPASSPSDATLSAPTTTVAAPAEFVTLANEFIAVKFTNQGGAIDSIALLKKAAHLDTAHKESAERYTLNAKQAAPALSLADFPGADRNVAYTLVSQTATEVVYRAVAHNLEVTRRYSLAKAPGLDDYQLRHETTFRNLSNAPLALPRAVFNLGTAAPLSDTDTGIYLNVGYYNGDSTEFVRRDQLASAGFMSSGPPPAFLDQPAAIQWASVKNQFFAMILTPDQPGVGVRVERVKVDPMQPAENRGAYGVTAYAQFDLKPLAAGASTTFGASYFAGPKEYKRLANTDVFKHHENEVMQFNTYPGKLFFSSFFAPLLLTIMTWVHSVVPSWGLAIVLTTLLLKIVFLPLTLAASRSAKRMAKLQPHMAAMREKYKDNPQKMQTETLRLFKENQVNPVGGCIPILITIPFFMAMFTMLQSVSELRFASFLWVHDLSAPDTIYSFGAVTLPILGLTHLNINIMPLFMGATMIFQMRLTPTPTTDPAQQTMFKVMPWMFMLFCYNFASGLALYSTINGLFTIGQQMVINRMPEPQLPINAGATPGTVKNVTPKKKK from the coding sequence ATGGATAAAAAGAACACAGTCATCGGAGCGCTGCTCCTCATCGCCGCCCTGGCGAGCTTCTACTTCAGCGCCCGTTATGCGCCCCAGCAGCCCGTTCAACCCACCTCCACCGCCACCAGCGGCAGCCCGCTGGCGACGAACCAGGCGCCCGCGGCGGGTCCCGCCAGCTCCCCGAGTGACGCCACGCTCAGCGCGCCGACCACCACGGTCGCGGCGCCCGCCGAGTTTGTCACGCTCGCCAACGAGTTCATCGCGGTGAAGTTCACCAACCAGGGCGGCGCCATCGACTCGATCGCCCTGCTCAAGAAGGCCGCGCACCTCGACACCGCGCACAAGGAATCCGCGGAGCGCTATACCCTCAACGCCAAGCAGGCGGCCCCGGCGTTGAGCCTCGCCGACTTCCCCGGTGCCGACCGCAACGTCGCCTACACGCTCGTGTCCCAGACCGCCACCGAGGTCGTCTACCGCGCCGTCGCCCACAACCTCGAGGTCACGCGCCGCTACTCGCTGGCGAAGGCACCCGGCCTCGACGACTACCAGCTCCGCCACGAGACCACCTTCCGCAACCTGTCCAATGCGCCGCTGGCGCTGCCCCGCGCGGTCTTCAACCTCGGCACCGCCGCCCCGCTCAGCGACACCGACACCGGCATCTACCTCAACGTCGGCTACTATAACGGCGACAGCACCGAGTTTGTCCGCCGCGACCAGCTCGCCAGCGCGGGCTTCATGAGTTCCGGCCCGCCGCCGGCTTTCCTCGATCAGCCCGCCGCCATTCAGTGGGCCTCGGTGAAGAACCAGTTCTTCGCCATGATCCTCACGCCCGACCAGCCGGGCGTCGGCGTGCGCGTCGAGCGCGTGAAGGTGGACCCCATGCAGCCGGCCGAGAACCGCGGCGCCTACGGCGTCACCGCCTACGCCCAGTTCGACCTGAAGCCGCTCGCGGCCGGGGCCAGCACCACCTTCGGCGCCAGCTACTTTGCCGGCCCCAAGGAATACAAGCGCCTGGCGAACACCGACGTCTTCAAGCACCACGAGAACGAGGTGATGCAGTTCAACACCTACCCGGGAAAACTGTTCTTCTCGTCCTTCTTCGCCCCGCTGCTGCTGACGATCATGACCTGGGTGCACTCGGTGGTGCCGAGCTGGGGCTTGGCCATCGTCCTCACCACCCTGCTGCTCAAGATCGTCTTCCTGCCGCTGACCCTGGCCGCCTCCCGCTCCGCCAAGCGCATGGCGAAACTCCAGCCGCACATGGCCGCCATGCGCGAGAAATACAAGGACAACCCCCAGAAGATGCAGACGGAGACGCTGCGCCTCTTCAAGGAGAACCAGGTCAACCCGGTGGGCGGCTGCATCCCGATCCTGATCACGATCCCGTTCTTCATGGCGATGTTCACCATGCTGCAGAGCGTGTCCGAGCTGCGCTTCGCCTCTTTCCTCTGGGTGCACGACCTCTCGGCCCCGGACACCATCTACTCCTTCGGCGCCGTCACCCTGCCGATCCTCGGCCTGACCCACCTCAACATCAATATCATGCCGCTCTTCATGGGCGCCACGATGATCTTCCAGATGCGGCTCACGCCCACACCGACCACGGATCCCGCACAGCAGACCATGTTCAAGGTCATGCCGTGGATGTTTATGCTCTTCTGCTACAACTTCGCGTCCGGCCTCGCGCTCTACTCGACCATCAACGGCCTGTTTACCATCGGCCAGCAGATGGTCATCAACCGGATGCCCGAGCCCCAGCTGCCGATCAATGCCGGCGCCACTCCTGGCACCGTCAAGAACGTCACGCCGAAGAAAAAGAAGTGA
- the yidD gene encoding membrane protein insertion efficiency factor YidD: MPVSRPTLVDLPARAASGLVWVYQKTVSPALVVLDPTGGCRFAPTCSHYARGALAGHGFIVGTGLTLRRLAKCGPWHPGGEDPVPPRTRPVCTKISAA, translated from the coding sequence ATGCCCGTTTCCCGCCCGACCCTCGTCGATCTTCCCGCCCGCGCCGCGAGCGGGCTGGTCTGGGTTTACCAGAAGACGGTCTCGCCCGCGCTGGTCGTGCTGGACCCGACCGGCGGCTGCCGCTTCGCACCGACCTGCTCGCATTATGCCCGCGGGGCGCTGGCCGGGCACGGCTTCATCGTCGGCACCGGCCTCACGCTGCGCCGGCTCGCCAAGTGCGGCCCGTGGCACCCGGGCGGCGAGGATCCGGTCCCACCGCGCACCCGGCCCGTCTGCACCAAAATTTCCGCCGCTTAA
- the rnpA gene encoding ribonuclease P protein component — MHLRAGQRLRRNADFGSVRERGRRLDCGAFLLTWAPRPGAEPTALPRVGVVASRASVGNAVHRNRAKRRLRAIYRKHQALVPSGLDLVLTARAALLRLPFAEVEQRFTAACLKLAPKTA, encoded by the coding sequence ATGCACCTCCGCGCCGGGCAACGCCTGCGGCGCAACGCCGACTTCGGTTCCGTTCGCGAACGGGGCCGCCGCCTCGATTGCGGGGCCTTTCTCCTCACCTGGGCTCCGCGCCCGGGCGCGGAGCCCACCGCCCTCCCGCGGGTCGGGGTTGTCGCCTCCCGGGCTTCCGTGGGCAACGCCGTCCACCGCAACCGCGCCAAGCGCCGCCTCCGCGCCATCTACCGCAAACACCAGGCCCTCGTGCCGTCCGGCCTCGACCTCGTCCTCACTGCCCGCGCCGCCCTCCTCCGGCTGCCCTTCGCCGAGGTCGAACAAAGATTCACCGCCGCCTGCCTCAAGCTGGCTCCAAAAACCGCCTGA
- the rpmH gene encoding 50S ribosomal protein L34 — translation MKPTFRPHRKKRARKIGFRARKATRGGRKVLAARRRKGRKRLTVV, via the coding sequence ATGAAGCCTACATTCCGCCCGCATCGCAAGAAACGCGCCCGCAAGATCGGTTTTCGCGCCCGCAAGGCCACCCGCGGTGGCCGCAAGGTCCTCGCCGCCCGCCGCCGCAAGGGTCGCAAGCGTCTGACGGTCGTCTGA
- a CDS encoding peroxiredoxin: MKVPRLLLLLPAMFLFTRAAAEPLKVGDPAPAVTGITDSGEKLALADVYKKQPYTLVYFYPKADTPGCTKQGCSLRDGYEALTKKGVAVIGVSHDDVAAQKAFKEKYHLPFTLIADTDKTVINAFGVPTKNVPLMGEFASRSAYLIKDGKIVYTDYKGTTDKQAEAILAELAK; this comes from the coding sequence ATGAAAGTTCCCCGTCTCCTCCTGCTCCTCCCCGCCATGTTCCTCTTCACCCGGGCCGCCGCCGAACCGCTCAAGGTCGGCGACCCCGCTCCCGCCGTCACCGGCATCACCGATTCGGGCGAAAAGCTCGCCTTGGCCGACGTATACAAAAAGCAGCCCTACACCCTCGTGTATTTCTACCCGAAGGCCGACACCCCGGGCTGCACCAAGCAGGGCTGCTCGCTGCGCGACGGCTACGAGGCGCTGACCAAGAAGGGCGTGGCCGTCATCGGCGTGAGCCATGACGATGTCGCCGCGCAGAAGGCCTTCAAGGAGAAGTATCACCTGCCCTTCACCCTGATCGCCGACACGGACAAGACCGTCATCAACGCCTTCGGTGTGCCGACCAAGAACGTCCCGCTGATGGGCGAGTTTGCCTCGCGCTCGGCTTATCTGATCAAGGACGGCAAGATCGTCTACACCGACTACAAGGGCACGACCGACAAGCAGGCCGAGGCCATCCTCGCCGAGCTGGCCAAGTAA